The stretch of DNA TAAGGTTTAAAATGATAGTAATACTGTATGCTGTATGTAGAGCTGCCTGAATTTTAACACTGCTTTGTTGCCTAGGTGGGTAGCAATTTGAAAACAGGTCTCGAGCTTGGTAATGGGTATCCTGCCATAACCTAATCAACAAATGCACCCTACAGAAATCAGgaaagtgaccaaaaaaaaaaaaataatttaaatcagcatttttataaaaactagaaacaaaataatggctTTCACAATGTAGCACTTGAAACTAAAGCTCTCCCGCTATCAACAGATGTGACTCCAGCATCAAGGGCCCAGCAGGAAATTCCGAATGGTTTAGAACAGTGCACGTAAGTTGCCAGTGGCTGGGGCTGTGTGTCTATTTGATGCTTCCCGGAATGTGTGCTGCTAGTCACCATTTCCACCATTCACATATTTAACgtttttattagtcttttattTAGCCTCATCATAAGAATATAAGGGAGATCATAGATTTGAtgtatgaaatttttaaattcacactAAAATACATTACGATTAAAATGAATTATCTTCAACCCATTTTGCTATCTTTTGCTGAGTAGATAATCTGTGCCAGTCATtgtgaaaaagtctttattttaagaaaaaaatttagttaacaaaaaatttaacaagttTCACTTAGCAAAATACACCCAAAAGGAAATCACAGTACAAAGAAAGTTTTAAGTCAAGGCCTCACCAATTCCTACAGTATTAGTATTGTGTCTCAATTCTcaaaactaacttttaaaaagcttaaacTTAACCTAAAGGatcttaaatgaaaatataaactagaATGAACAAACAtgagaaatatttctttgaatcAGGGAGCTAGCACCTTTGAGTTTTCCAAAAAAGCACGTCTCCCCAGTGTGTTCACTGTGATGTGGTGTAAAAGATCCACATTTAACATACTTAAACTACTTAAACTCGGATAACATCACTCTGAAGTATACTACCAAAATGTTAAttgagaaaagctgaaaatagtTTTAGTTTACTCATTATCACATGCTAGAAGAAAATTTTGCATGAGAAAACACTGAAGAGGTAATTTTTTAATCCAGATTTCACAAACTCATGGTGCAAAATGGGTCCCCCAGCTTCCTCTATTATAACTGCTCTTAACTGCTTGTTGGCTGCCTGTGAAAATTTGAttgaaataactcaaatgttcCTAACAAAACTAGTCATAGCCACCCATGCTGTTCTGCCCACTATAGCCGGCCCCGTAACAGCCACTCACTGACTGGCTCTCCAGGCCACTATAAGTGGCCTGGGCAGCAGACACCCCCATGCCTTGCATCACCTGGCTGCTATACGCCCCATTGCTGGCCCCTGTTGTTGAATTCAAGAAGAGTTCTATGTATCTGTGCTGCATATTGGCCCTGTCTTTGGACATAGCTGCCACAGCTTCTTCATGAGTAGCAAACTCAACATCTGCTTCGCCCGTCACTCTTCCATCTGGGCCGATCTCAATATGGACTCTCACAGGGTTGAGAGGAGAGAAGAAGTTGTAAATGTCGTTCTCGGTCGCTTTGTACGGCAGACCCCTCATGTGGACACAGTGGCCTGTGGTGCTCTGCACTGTGAACTCACTGTCGCCATATCTGTGGTCATACATTCCGGAGAGACAGTAGCTGAGATCTCTCCCGAACAGGTCGGTGGTGAAGCCGTAGCCATCACTGAGGCCACTGTACTCCTCGTAGCCCCCATAGCCTGTGCTGTAGGCACCGGGCCTCATCCTCTCCAGGCCTGCCTGCTTCACGATGCCAATATACCTCCTGGCAGTCCCGGGCCGGTCATAGGGCCCTGGCCGCTGCACGGACATGAACTTCAGAGGGGGATCTGAGTATGACCTAACTTCCTCCTGGCTGCTCTTAAACACCTCGATGTACCTGTGCCCTATCCTCTCCTTGTGCTTCCCTAGAGCCTTCTCAGCTAACTCCTGCGAGGCAAACTGCACGAACGCTTCCCCTGTAATCTTGCCTTCGGGGTCCACAGGCAATGTGATCCCGTTTGGCACGATTTCCAACCCTGAGAAGAACTgaataatttcttcctttgtgCATCCAAATGGGAGTCCTCGAAGCCGCACGAAGCCATCGTTGGCGCTGTCGGCACTGTTGGGACCGCTGTGCTTCAACACCCAATCCATCTCGGTTCTGTGGGACTTGAACACCTCAATGTACCGGTGTCCCATGCTTTCCCTGTCTTTTTTCAGGGCCATTTTTACATCATCTTCTGATCCAAGTTCAACAAAAGCCTCACCACTCTGCCTGCCCTCTCTAGTATAGATGAAATGGACACCTGCGGCCCCATCATGAATCGTGCAGTCAGAGAGGAAGTTCTGCACGTCCTCAACAGAGCAGGACCAGGGCAGGCCACGGAGCTTGACCACA from Papio anubis isolate 15944 chromosome 11, Panubis1.0, whole genome shotgun sequence encodes:
- the HNRNPF gene encoding heterogeneous nuclear ribonucleoprotein F gives rise to the protein MMLGPEGGEGFVVKLRGLPWSCSVEDVQNFLSDCTIHDGAAGVHFIYTREGRQSGEAFVELGSEDDVKMALKKDRESMGHRYIEVFKSHRTEMDWVLKHSGPNSADSANDGFVRLRGLPFGCTKEEIIQFFSGLEIVPNGITLPVDPEGKITGEAFVQFASQELAEKALGKHKERIGHRYIEVFKSSQEEVRSYSDPPLKFMSVQRPGPYDRPGTARRYIGIVKQAGLERMRPGAYSTGYGGYEEYSGLSDGYGFTTDLFGRDLSYCLSGMYDHRYGDSEFTVQSTTGHCVHMRGLPYKATENDIYNFFSPLNPVRVHIEIGPDGRVTGEADVEFATHEEAVAAMSKDRANMQHRYIELFLNSTTGASNGAYSSQVMQGMGVSAAQATYSGLESQSVSGCYGAGYSGQNSMGGYD